Proteins from a genomic interval of Alosa alosa isolate M-15738 ecotype Scorff River chromosome 8, AALO_Geno_1.1, whole genome shotgun sequence:
- the lamp5 gene encoding lysosome-associated membrane glycoprotein 5 has product MLKLSDKVGGRSGTTILLEAMSQDKVHLAKFVLDALDGKIVDSKTEGAQTPLISSVFLPDSPVRSKFIKLLLQRGASVNHKDESGRTALSHACEKGYLDAVKVLVQHNADPEMEDLWGNTALMYAVVAGHTVVVEFLVRAFKRLGLQIDRQNKVGNSALKVAEYLGHKECLYALTNPSKKVSEYILGLPDRVGNASVLEDVDTHEVAPQRKTPDLPAHKLSVCAKHESATREASCRSKTALSKRRSFILKNRLQSMDSIEEYEKESEGSPTSQQGLFFSGVLTPITHQKSRTPQFLKQGEKSSSADDPGYLPPLPRGTVSQPPAQFSPRPFKSVPKSSTPATSSSCFVTSPLGILMTPITGNVAHDNADKEKAKKSTFDFGIRRFDDSYYQKRCSLPTSLLSPLPPERAQMPVRKVKAVRKNPPSQGYTEPAEVQSPPASTTFSVLGNKLLRRFTFPEFKKTGKELQDSECPAQSGTGQPMARGMPRSETFPLCTNHPQVGSKPSIDSISAVKCEFECLLFRNPSYKRDSSLLSGARAFPSSISTSSFRDFFPTPPSVFSQRKSTRLTMELRSFSTMDTARLVLYLLGTVTRLVVMAEQESENLSGLSNNPDKDIFAVRENGTTCLMAEFAGRFMIPYDVLALNGIDLITETASVTLPRGAGVEGRCGPNEAELHIFWANNAYIFRLFFVKETRHTKDPNQKESEIWKINKVQLVYDTSETTHFISAYNPGKHTANSHKLSAFVTPGGRSYVCTAQQTLTLLSTDHQKGVTIALSDIHIQPFDIQNDFMFSDSYKCITDQHEQLEETLPLVLGLVLGLIIVITLAIYHFHLKLTAQEPQLPRDRSLYKNM; this is encoded by the exons ATGTTGAAACTCTCTGATAAGGTAGGGGGTCGAAGTGGCACAACAATTCTGTTAGAGGCGATGTCCCAAGATAAAGTCCACTTGGCCAAGTTTGTCCTGGACGCTCTGGATGGCAAGATCGTCGACTCGAAAACGGAGGGTGCCCAGACCCCACTCATTTCGTCCGTTTTTCTACCAGACTCTCCGGTGAGATCCAAGTTCATTAAGCTTCTTTTGCAACGCGGAGCCAGCGTCAATCACAAGGACGAGAGCGGACGGACAGCCCTGAGTCACGCTTGTGAGAAAGGCTACCTCGACGCCGTGAAGGTTCTGGTCCAGCACAACGCGGATCCGGAGATGGAGGATTTGTGGGGGAACACTGCGCTCATGTATGCCGTCGTAGCAGGACACACTGTGGTCGTAGAGTTTTTGGTCAGGGCGTTCAAGCGCCTTGGACTACAAATAGACAGGCAAAACAAAGTGGGGAACTCTGCGTTGAAGGTAGCCGAGTACCTTGGCCATAAAGAATGCTTGTATGCGCTGACGAATCCCTCCAAAAAAGTGAGTGAATATATTTTGGGCCTACCAGACAGAGTTGGCAACGCAAGCGTCTTGGAAGACGTTGATACACATGAAGTCGCCCCTCAGAGGAAAACTCCAGATCTCCCTGCGCACAAGCTGTCGGTGTGCGCCAAACACGAGAGCGCAACCAGAGAGGCGTCATGTCGCTCCAAAACGGCTTTGAGTAAAAGGAGATCTTTCATTTTAAAGAATCGCTTACAGTCAATGGATTCCATTGAGGAGTATGAGAAGGAGAGCGAAGGCTCGCCGACCTCCCAACAAGGCCTCTTTTTTTCGGGCGTCCTGACCCCGATAACTCATCAGAAATCCAGAACTCCCCAGTTCTTAAAACAAGGAGAGAAGTCGAGCTCCGCTGATGACCCCGGCTACCTGCCCCCGTTACCTAGAGGAACAGTCAGCCAGCCTCCTGCTCAGTTCTCCCCGAGGCCGTTCAAAAGTGTGCCAAAAAGTTCTACGCCTGCCACCTCTTCCTCGTGCTTCGTGACCAGCCCTCTTGGTATCCTCATGACCCCAATAACGGGGAACGTGGCCCATGACAATGCGGACAAGGAAAAAGCCAAAAAAAGCACCTTTGACTTCGGCATCCGGAGATTCGATGACAGCTACTACCAAAAACGCTGCAGCTTGCCCACCAGCCTGCTGAGCCCCCTGCCCCCGGAGCGCGCGCAGATGCCGGTGCGCAAAGTCAAAGCGGTGCGAAAGAATCCGCCGTCTCAGGGGTACACGGAGCCCGCAGAAGTGCAATCGCCACCGGCATCAACCACTTTCTCTGTCCTGGGCAACAAACTGTTAAGGCGCTTTACTTTCCCGGAGTTCAAAAAGACCGGCAAGGAGCTGCAAGACAGTGAGTGTCCGGCGCAGAGTGGGACTGGCCAGCCTATGGCTCGTGGGATGCCCAGGTCCGAGACGTTTCCCCTGTGCACGAACCACCCTCAGGTCGGCAGCAAGCCGAGCATAGACAGTatcagcgcggtaaagtgcGAGTTTGAGTGTCTACTATTCCGGAACCCATC ATACAAGCGTGACTCCTCGCTGCTTAGCGGAGCGCGTGCCttcccctcctccatctccacctcctcctttcGTGACTTTTTTCCGACTCCTCCATCGGTATTTTCCCAGCGGAAGTCCACCCGTTTGACTATGGAGCTACGCagcttcagcaccatggacaccGCCAGACTTGTCCTCTACTTGCTCG GCACTGTGACACGACTCGTGGTGATGGCCGAGCAAGAAAGTGAGAATCTGTCAGGACTGTCCAACAACCCGGACAAAGACATATTTGCCGTCCGGGAGAACGGCACTACTTGTTTGATGGCTGAGTTTGCAGGCAGATTCATGATACCTTACGACGTGCTAGCACTGAACGGCATAGAT CTAATTACAGAAACGGCAAGCGTGACTCTACCCCGGGGGGCTGGGGTTGAGGGGAGGTGCGGACCTAACGAAGCGGAGCTTCACATCTTCTGGGCAAACAACGCTTACATCTTCCGCCTCTTCTTTGTGAAG GAAACGCGCCATACAAAAGATCCGAATCAAAAGGAGAGCGAGATATGGAAAATTAACAAGGTCCAATTGGTCTATGATACGTCAGAGACTACGCATTTTATCAGTGCATACAACC CTGGGAAGCACACAGCCAACTCACACAAATTGTCTGCCTTCGTGACCCCTGGGGGCCGCTCGTACGTGTGCACAGCTCAGCAGACACTCACGCTCCTCTCCACCGACCACCAGAAGGGTGTCACCATCGCCCTGTCCGACATCCACATCCAGCCCTTCGACATCCAAAACGACTTTATGTTCAGTGATT CATATAAGTGCATCACAGACCAGCATGAGCAGCTGGAGGAAACTCTTCCCCTGGTACTAGGGCTTGTCCTGGGCCTGATCATCGTCATCACCCTCGCCATCTACCACTTCCACCTCAAGCTGACCGCACAAGAGCCGCAGCTGCCCCGAGACCGCTCCCTCTACAAGAACATGTGA